In Rhodamnia argentea isolate NSW1041297 chromosome 11, ASM2092103v1, whole genome shotgun sequence, one genomic interval encodes:
- the LOC115755910 gene encoding probable glucan 1,3-alpha-glucosidase yields the protein MRTLSLFLLSLLLLLLFSPSTVHSWKKDEFRNCNQTPFCKRARGRKPGSCSLVATDVSVSDGDLVAKLVPKEPDPDHDDQEPVKPLALTLSVYGDGIMRLKIDEDQSLESPKRRFQVPDVIVDGFESKKLWLQRLSTEKVGSDEHFSSIVYLSDDYEGVVRHDPFEVYVRERLSGDRVLSMNSHGLLDFEQLRTKKEGDEWEERFKSHTDSRPYGPQSISFDVSFYGADFVYGIPEHATSLALKPTRGPGIDHSEPYRLFNLDVFEYIPESPFGIYGSIPFMISHGKARGTSGFFWLNAAEMQIDVLGEGWDADSGILLPSSQKRVDTFWMSEAGIVDAFFFIGPGPKDVVKQYISVTGPPAMPQLFATAYHQCRWNYRDEEDVENVDSKFDEHDIPYDVLWLDIEHTDGKRYFTWDRVLFPHPEEMQRKLAAKGRHMVTIVDPHIKRDESYHIHKEASMKGYYVKDASGNDYDGWCWPGSSSYTDMLNPEIRSWWGDKFSFENYVGSTPSLYIWNDMNEPSVFNGPELTMPRDALHYGGVEHRELHNAYGYYFHMATSDGLIKRGNGNDRPFVLSRALFAGSQRYGAVWTGDNSADWDHLRVSVPMVLTLGLTGISFSGADVGGFFGNPEPELLVRWYQIGAYYPFFRGHAHHDTKRREPWLFGERNTELMRDAIRTRYMLLPLFYTLFREANVTGVPVVRPLWMEFPFDEATFDKDEAFMVGNSLLVQGIFTERAKHVSVYLPGKESWYDLRTGTAYLGGKTHKLDAPEDHVPAFQRAGTILPRRDRIRRSTTQMVNDPYTLVIALNSSQAAEGELYIDDGKSFEFKHGAYIHRRFVFKEGKLTSLNMAAATSGNLPFKSECIIERIILLGHAGGPKNALIEPGNLKAQIEFGPLLLQGRRSSGVLTIRKPGIRIADDWTIKVL from the exons ATGAGGACTCTGtcacttttccttctctctctcctcctcctcctcctcttcagtCCTAGCACCGTTCACTCATGGAAGAAGGACGAGTTCAGGAACTGTAACCAAACCCCATTTTGCAAGCGTGCCCGGGGCCGGAAGCCCGGTTCCTGCTCCCTCGTCGCCACCGACGTCTCCGTCTCCGACGGCGATCTCGTCGCCAAGCTCGTCCCCAAAGAACCGGACCCAGATCACGACGATCAAGAACCGGTCAAGCCACTCGCTCTCACCCTCTCCGTCTATGGGGATGGCATAATGAGGCTCAAGATTGACGAGGACCAATCTCTTGAATCCCCCAAGAGACGGTTCCAGGTCCCCGATGTGATCGTCGACGGGTTCGAATCTAAGAAGCTCTGGTTGCAGAGGCTCTCCACCGAAAAGGTTGGTAGCGACGAGCATTTCTCGTCGATTGTGTACTTGTCTGATGATTATGAGGGGGTGGTTCGTCACGATCCTTTCGAGGTTTATGTTCGCGAGAGATTGAGTGGGGATCGTGTGTTGTCTATGAATTCCCATGGTTTGCTTGACTTTGAGCAGTTGAGGACGAAGAAAGAAGGGGATGAATGGGAAGAGAGGTTTAAGAGCCATACAGATAGTAGGCCTTATGGTCCTCAATCCATTAGCTTTGATGTTTCATTTTATGGGGCTGACTTCGTTTACGGTATTCCCGAGCACGCCACTAGTCTAGCCCTGAAACCCACCAGGGGACCCGGGATCGATCACTCGGAACCATATAGGTTGTTTAATTTGGATGTCTTCGAGTACATACCTGAGTCTCCCTTTGGGATTTATGGGTCAATTCCCTTCATGATTTCCCATGGGAAGGCAAGAGGGACTTCTGGGTTCTTTTGGTTGAACGCGGCTGAGATGCAGATTGATGTTCTTGGTGAAGGGTGGGATGCCGATTCTGGAATTTTGCTTCCTTCCTCCCAGAAGCGGGTGGATACTTTTTGGATGAGCGAGGCTGGGATTGTGgatgctttctttttcattggtcCGGGGCCAAAGGATGTTGTCAAGCAATATATCAGTGTAACGGGTCCCCCTGCAATGCCTCAGCTCTTTGCCACAGCTTATCACCAGTGCAGATGGAACTACAGGGATGAGGAGGATGTTGAGAACGTGGATTCCAAATTTGATGAGCATGACATCCCTTATGATGTTCTTTGGCTTGATATTGAGCACACAGACGGCAAGAGGTACTTTACCTGGGATAGGGTGCTTTTCCCTCATCCTGAGGAGATGCAACGGAAGCTAGCTGCAAAGGGTAGGCACATGGTGACAATTGTGGATCCTCACATCAAGCGTGATGAGTCATACCACATACACAAGGAGGCCTCCATGAAAGGTTATTATGTCAAGGATGCTTCTGGAAACGATTATGATGGTTGGTGTTGGCCCGGCTCATCCTCATACACTGACATGTTAAATCCAGAAATCAGATCCTGGTGGGGTGacaagttctcatttgaaaacTATGTCGGCTCGACACCTTCACTGTACATATGGAATGACATGAATGAGCCTTCTGTTTTTAATGGTCCTGAG CTGACGATGCCAAGAGATGCTTTACACTATGGAGGTGTCGAACATCGAGAACTACATAATGCCTATGGCTATTATTTCCACATGGCAACATCTGATGGGCTCATAAAGCGAGGAAATGGAAATGACAGGCCTTTTGTTCTTTCCAGAGCTCTTTTTGCTGGTAGTCAAAGGTATGGAGCAGTCTGGACTGGAGATAATTCAGCAGATTGGGATCACCTCAGGGTTTCAGTTCCCATGGTTTTGACTCTTGGTCTGACTGGAATCTCATTCTCTG GTGCGGATGTTGGTGGTTTTTTTGGCAACCCTGAACCTGAGTTATTAGTCCGCTGGTATCAAATTGGTGCATACTATCCTTTCTTCAGGGGGCATGCCCATCATGACACAAAGAGACGGGAACCTTGGTTATTTGG AGAGCGCAATACTGAACTGATGAGAGATGCCATACGCACACGCTACATGTTGCTCCCATTATTTTACACATTGTTCAGAGAAGCAAATGTCACTGGTGTTCCAGTAGTACGCCCTCTGTGGATGGAGTTCCCTTTTGATGAAGCTACTTTTGACAAGGATGAGGCATTCATGGTGGGAAATAGTCTGCTGGTCCAAGGCATCTTCACTGAG CGTGCCAAACATGTATCAGTATATTTGCCGGGGAAAGAGTCTTGGTATGACCTAAGAACTGGGACAGCATACCTGGGCGGTAAAACTCACAAGCTGGATGCTCCAGAAGACCATGTTCCAGCTTTCCAGAGGGCTGGAACCATCCTACCACGAAGAGATCGGATTCGTCGTAGCACCACACAGATGGTGAATGACCCTTACACTCTG GTAATAGCGCTGAATAGTTCCCAAGCAGCTGAAGGCGAGCTCTATATTGATGATGGGAAAAGCTTTGAATTCAAGCATGGTGCATACATTCACCGGCGATTTGTTTTCAAAGAGGGCAAACTTACATCATTGAACATGGCAGCTGCTACCTCTGGTAATCTTCCATTTAAGTCTGAGTGCATAATCGAGCGGATCATACTTCTTGGACATG